TTATTAGTTACCAATTCCGTTAATTTATCCAGTTTACTTTGGTCAATTTTTATCCAGTCTGTTTTTTCAAATTCCAATGTACTAAACTTTTTCAAACTCCGATACATTGGCAAAATCACAGAATTAAAATCTCCATTAAATTCATATATCAGGTTTTGAACTTCTGAACCGTCACTTTCTGAAATCGAAAGATTTACTAAATCTCCACTTGGTGATAATTTGAAAAAATAGATACCAGGTTCAACATTCCATCTAAATTCAGATTCCAAACCTTTTAGGCACAAAATCAAAGCATCACACATTTTGTCCGTTGGATTTTCAGGAATTTTTGAAGTGGTAAAATTTAACTCAAATTCTCCCGATTCAAATTCAATCGGTAACCATCCGTTTTGTGGATTCCCTAAATTCAGTTTTACTTTGTTTCGTACCAATGTTTTCTTTTTTCGTATTCCTCAAATTCTATATCATTCATTTTAAGCAAAGTCTTTGATAAAGTGCGATATTCTGAAAGTCTCTTTTGTTTTAGAAAATCCGTTATCAGATAATAAACAAAATCGTGCTCTAAATCCGTTAATGTCAGTTTTGAGTATCGTTTTCTTGATTTTGGGTATTGTTTCCAAAATCGTTTGTAATCAGCGTAAATTTTGTCCGTTACTTTTTCGATTATTTCAGTCAGCAATTCAGTAGGAATTCTGTTATTAGAAATTCCAGTATAGTATACCTCAATTTCTGCGAAGAAATTTTTCTTTGGTTCAATACTATTTTTAGTTTTCCAGAATGTCATTTCTCAAATTGCTTACAACGTTCTCGTATAAGAATAGTGCGTAGTTTGAGTGCGAGGATTTTCCGAAGGAAAATCAGATGCAAGCAAACAAGCACTAACTTTGGTTTTAGGAATAAACTTACGCATTATTTTTATATGGTGTTGTGAGCTGGCTTTTTCATTATTTAGCTTAATATTATTTCATAGAGCCATATCAAGGCGTAAGTATTGGCTAAAGCGAATAATAATCCAAAAATCAGGTTTTTATTAATCCGATAATTTTTTAATTCATTCCTTATAGTTTTTAGAGTACATTCTTTATTAATTCCAATTTTGGTTCCTGCAATTCGGTCGCCAATTCTTCTAGTTGGGCTAAAAATTGTAAATATTAGGTCGAATGGAATGATGAAAAGAAAATTCCTGAATGAGCATTTCCATTCAGACGCTTTTTGGTCAGTCAGATTTTGGACTTGAATATTGAATAATCTTTTTCCAATGCTTTTTCCATTAAGAAAATCTTTGTTCATTGTTATTGGATAGATTATCATTATTCCTAAAAATATATTGTCCGTAATTTTAAATGTTAAATATCCGATTATACACATAATCAAATAGTCTACTGCAAATGCTTTAATTCTATTTTCCAATTTTGAAGTCAGATGTTGGTTTGGTCAAGCTTGCTCACAACGGTTATGTATAAGATTAGTTGCGTGGTTTAAGCACCTAATTTAGCAAATACAAACCGAATAGAAAATCCGCGAGGATTTTCGTAAGTAGGCTTGCACTAGCAATTAATTTTATACGGTGTTGTACAACGTTTTTTATTCCATTATTTGTCCAATTAAACCATTGTCGATTTTCTCAGTGTTTAGTTTTATATATCTATAAGATTTGATTTTAGACTTGTCAAATTCCAAAATCAGCACTTTATTTTTATTCGAGTATGCAATTCCATTATCGAAAGTCAGAAAGTCATTTCCGAATTCTGATTGCAATTCCGTTTTTGAAAGTCCGATGAGATTAGCTTTTCCTAAATCCGAATCTTTATTAAAAACTCTTAATTCGATTAGCGTTTCAGTTTGGTCTTCGTACCTGTGTTTATTTTCTCCGTGTTTGAAAACTATGATTTGGTCTATTTTTCTTGCGTCATCAAATTTTTCGGCTGGGTAATAATAGACATAAAAAATAGAGTCTTTTATTTTCGGATTAAAATAGAATTCAGTTCCATTTGTAACGCTTGTTGTGAATCGCATTTCTTTCTTTTCCTTAAAGTCTAAAAGGTCAATTGGATTTTCAAGAAATTCAATAAGATTGCTATTAATTGTTGATTTCGCTTGCTGATTTTCGACAATTTCAATTTTGTTTTCAATCTCTTCAGGTTCGTATTTGTCTTGAATTGCAATTATTCCCAAAACGAAAAATCCGATTAGGAATATTGCACCAATCGAAGCGAGAATTAATAATATTTTCAGGACATTTTTCAAATGTTGTACAACGGTTTTGTGTAAGCGTCAGTAACGGGAAAGTGCGCGAGTACTTTCCGCTGACGCACCTAATTTAGCAAAACGAGTTGAATTTCCCATTAGGAAATTCAGCCGTTATTGCGCTTACACGTTGTTGTAGCACGTTTTTATTTATTATACACTCAATACATTTATCATTCCTCCAATGATTATTAAAATACCCATTGTCAAATAACTTCTTTTGTTGGATATTTTTCCGTTCATTAATTTTATTCCAAAGTATATGTTTGTAAAACTTAAGATAATATTTAAGAATATTACCCAATTTGGATACATAAAAGCAAAAAGTATATCTGTATAATGATATTTGTAATAAAGCAATATCATTTCATAAATCCAGCAAACAGACAATATTATTTGGATTAAACCTAAAACTGAATTAATCTTTTTTTTCATTTGACAGACTTAATATCATCATCAGTTCCAAATTTTCCATCCGAACCTGCTGAAATGATTAAAAATCCAATACCACTTTGAGTCAATGAATATTGATAAGGTCTATTCCAAGAGTCAGTTTTCCATTCTTGTCGCATAGGGTTATTTCCAATTAATTCATTTAGGTCAGTTGGGTAAATTCCAAATTTTTCTTTCCATTTTTCCATTCTTTCGGTTATCTCTACAATTTCCTTTTTTGTTTTTTTAGGGAAAATTGATGTGCGCTGGTAGCTAAAAAAGATAAATGCACTTATTGTTCCAATTGCTAAAACAGAAATAACCATAATAGAACTTGGTTGTAGAAAATATCTTTGGAAAGGTCTCTTTTTTCCATCAGCTTTTTCCATTTTCGAGATTTTTCTATGATGTTTAAAATCTTCTCGAATAAGTCCAAATTCAGCTAAAGTCGACAGTATTAATTCAATCATTCGGTCGTTTTCGGAAATGTGCTACAACGGTCTCGGCTATGAGTAGTTGCGTGGGTTAGCACTTAATTTTTCAAGTACACACCAAACTGAAAATCCGCTAGGATTTTCAGAAGTAGGCGAGAACGAGCAATTACTAATAGCCATTGTTGTGCGTAGTTTTTAATTCAATTCAACTTTGAGTTTAGATTCGATTAGTCCATTAATTAACAATTCGATTTCGAACTCATTTTCTATATTCATATGGGCGAAGTGTGTCCGTCCATATTCACAAATTCTTTTTACAATCTTTCCAATTACAATCAATAAGACTTTTTGGATTTTACTCTCATACTGATAATAATTCGGAAATATTGCTTTTGTATTCCAGTTAGTTGATTCTATTTTCCCAATTTCTAGTTTGTATCTGATGTTTTCGGCTTTTCTCATATCCGATTCAAAAACCACAGAAGCCATAAAGTCTTTTTTGTCAGTTCGATATTCAACCATTATCTTTTCTATTAGTTCAGGTACTTTTAAAAATAGAATTCCGCCAGCAAAAGTGTTTATTACGAGAAATTTTCCTTTGTCCAAAAAGAATTCAAAATCCGCTTTGAGAAATTCCTGTTCCTTTAAACTTAAATTTGAAGAAATAAGTTCAAATTCTCTATCAAGGTCAAAATGAAAATTCTGCCCTGTTTTGAATTTAATATGTTTTATTTCATCTGTTAGATTACTCATTTTCTCAAATTACGCACAACGGTCTCGTATAACCGTCAGTTACGGATTTAAAGTTAATAATTTTCGGTTTAGAACTGGCGTTAGCAATTCCGAGTGGATTCGGACACAGTCGAATCCGCCGTAATTGCGGTTATACATTGTTACCCAACGTTTTTTTATATCCAAGCTATAACAGTTATTATTCCAATTAAAATCAGTCCGACAAGTAATATTCCAATCCCAATACAACCAACTTTAAAAATTTTATCTTTCCAAGTTTCTTTATATTCAGGAAACTTTTTTTTCGGTTCTTTTTCCTTATTTATTAATTCAACATAATCAAAAAAGAACTCGCCATCTTCGTCAATCCAATCAATGTCAAGTCCAACTGACGCAATTTTATTTTCGTTGTATTCAAGATTTTCAGATTCAATCCCTGCTTTTAGTAATTCAGCAGCATAGAGTTCGAGTCCTTTCCTATTAGCTTTTATGCAACTTTCGTCTGGTCCTCCGCCGTATTGATAAAATCCGAAATAAGCTTTGTCTTTTTCGTTCCGATTTTCAAGTTCAGTTATTAATTTTTTTAGTTCCTCGTCGGTCATTTCAAATGTTGGGTAACGTTTATGTATATGGAAAGTTGCGTGTTTGTGTGCGAGGATTTTCCGAAGGAAAATCAGAAGCTAGCAAACGAGCAACTAACTTTGGTTTAGCTAAAACTAGCAATTTTTTTTATACGGTGTTGGCAAATCGTTTTTTATTTTATTTCAATTATTGGTATTTATTCATCCTCAAAATCGTCTAAATCTATAGTTGGAATGTTTTTTTCTTTTTTAGTTCTTAAGTCAGGGCAATTTATTAATTCGGTTCTTTTTTTAAATTCCGATATAGTTTTGTTTTTCCAAGAATCCAAATTTGTGGAATCAATTTTGTCAAAGTCAAAATCCGCTTTATTCAGTTCCATTTTGTCCCAAGTGTAAGAACTTTTTAAAATAATTTTATCATTAGTTTTTGATAAGACAATCAACGTGTCATTATTTGTCATAAGCCGATTAACAGAAGAATCAAAATCCGAAAGTATAATTCCGTTGTCGATTTGTTTAACTTTATGAATCCAAACAATATCAGATTTACTTGAAAGCATAATTGTATATTGGTCAGTTATTTTATACTCATTATAACTTCCATCTTTATTGCATTTATACCAAGTTCCAATTATTTTTTTTTGGCAAGACGTCTGGCAAATTAAAAGAAAAAAAGTAAATATAATTTTCGGGTATTTCATTTTTCAAATGTTTGCCAACGTTTGGTATAAGGAAAGTTGCGTGTTTGTGTGCGAGGATTTTCCGAAGGAAAATCAGAAGCTAGCAAACGAGCAACTAACTTTGGTTTAGCTAAAACTAGCAATTTTTTTTATACGGTGTTAGGCACTGTGTTTTTCAATTTTTTCTTATTAAGTCATCTTCGTTATAGTAAATTCCATCTTTTCCAGCAGAAATTAGTTTATAATTTACAGAGTCAATTAATTCATATTTATATGGGTTTTTCCAGCTATCTGCTTTCCAACTTCCCCAAATAGGTTTTCGTCTAATAAATGATTCATAATTTTCTGGGAAAACTCCATTGTGATTTTTATAAAGACTTAATTCAGTCGTAATTTTATTCATTTCGTCTTTAGTTCTGTCTTCATTAATATATTCATTTGTGATAAATTCAGCACCTTTAAATATTCCAGTTGTCAAAAGAGTTAGAGTTAAAGGAAATAAAATAACTACAATTAGTAAACTAAATGCAAGATATCTAGTTGCCGATTTTTTTCCATCTCGTTTTTCAATCTTATCAAAAATATCAAAAAGTGCCCAAATCATAATGATTATGTGAGGAAACCAAAAAGGAATTAAATTCAAGAAGTCTATATTTAAAATAAGATAGGTTGAAACTATATCTAATAATAAAATAATTCCACCTTTTTTAAAGTCTTTTAGAATAAACTGTCCTGCTCCTGGTAAAAAGAAAGATATAATAAATGGAAATAGGTTTTTCATTTTACGGCAATTTTGGTTTACATTGTGCCTAACGTTTGGTATATGGAAAGTTGCGTGTTTGAGTGCGAGGATTTTCCGAAGGAAAATCAGAAGCTAGCAAACAAAGCAACTAACATTGGTTTAGGATAAAACTAGCAATTTTTTATATACTGTGTTATGCACTGGCTTTTTCTTTCTCTAAAATCAATAGAGATAATATCACTACACCAAGTAAAGGATAAAATAAAGTAGCTATACAACTCAATACAATATATTTCAAGTTCATTTTTCTAAAATCAATTATTAGAAGGATAAGAATAATCAATCTACTAAGATAATTTACGTAATTAGGTATTTCACTCGTTAGAGCATATGTTTCATCATTGCTCATATCAAACAATAAATATCGGACATATAACCAAGGCATCCCAAATAAGGATGATATTATCATTATTATTATGTACTTATTTAAAACTTTTAGTAAACTAGTCATACCTGTTTGTTTTAATAATTTCTATTTTTTGATAAGCTGAAATAAAGAAAAAGAATATAACTCCTAATAAAGAAGAAAAAAAAGTCAATATTAATATTGGGATTGATTTTATTCTTTTCTCATTCATTTCTTTGGCTAGTAAAATGATAAATACAATATTAATTAAGAAATCAAGTGCTGATGTCAAATATCGGTTTCCTAGTGTAAGTGTTTCTCCGTCAGGTAATTCAATCTTTAATATATTTGGCCATATAGACAAGATGATTACAGTTAATAAGCGAGAAAG
This genomic stretch from Flavobacteriaceae bacterium GSB9 harbors:
- a CDS encoding RDD family protein is translated as MENRIKAFAVDYLIMCIIGYLTFKITDNIFLGIMIIYPITMNKDFLNGKSIGKRLFNIQVQNLTDQKASEWKCSFRNFLFIIPFDLIFTIFSPTRRIGDRIAGTKIGINKECTLKTIRNELKNYRINKNLIFGLLFALANTYALIWLYEIILS
- a CDS encoding type II secretion system protein GspG; this translates as MIELILSTLAEFGLIREDFKHHRKISKMEKADGKKRPFQRYFLQPSSIMVISVLAIGTISAFIFFSYQRTSIFPKKTKKEIVEITERMEKWKEKFGIYPTDLNELIGNNPMRQEWKTDSWNRPYQYSLTQSGIGFLIISAGSDGKFGTDDDIKSVK